The Scomber japonicus isolate fScoJap1 chromosome 13, fScoJap1.pri, whole genome shotgun sequence genome includes a window with the following:
- the pof1b gene encoding protein POF1B — protein sequence MSLHSSQKTTTSYRTVKVASPEPVSRTVISAGSASPLPYAVNGSYETVRYLVPMQQQQQIMHLQQQPMMQMQQQYVLMQQPMMQQPMMQQMVSPVYLQNLQHLSVSSQESDMAYRQQVESISGQSSVFSQSSSPIKSPEPSAEEEEEEEEEEEEEEVVEVEEVEIVNIIQQKPPPAIERITTTEVKTEQREAPQLTKLDTRYFGELLAEVYRKNCDIHSCISEHVSKIRGQKHQLDPSNDYKVEREEVEALIPKGTTELTKQQIRYLLQTRLTADKSMRLLLSTFSSLREELLQMSEDLRLLESEKESLERDLSFKEDQARQYDCLLEAVRENNRQLQLSLKETTSSQRSLESQLLSSRSTDSSREFKIKEIEGQLRMLEKENEMLRQKLAGQASNTTLHIKTEELSRQYNEQLSVLRQEKDKELERLRTQIIRIQTEITSEKSSSSSSEKSLQLKISELLAMLEQRQTTITRQEEEIKRLMQEKNDSSKNVTTKTIITKRYRNQYPILGLLSDDYQATSPVKEAKTIVIERTGEMIKQEIITTP from the exons ATGTCTCTCCACTCGAGTCAGAAAACCACGACGAGCTACCGGACGGTGAAAGTCGCCTCTCCGGAGCCGGTGAGCAGGACGGTGATCTCGGCCGGCTCGGCGTCCCCACTGCCGTACGCGGTGAACGGATCCTACGAGACGGTTCGGTACCTGGTgcccatgcagcagcagcagcagataatgCATTTGCAGCAGCAGCCCATGATGCAGATGCAGCAGCAGTATGTTCTGATGCAGCAGCCGATGATGCAGCAGCCGATGATGCAGCAGATGGTGTCCCCGGTTTACCTGCAGAATCTACAACACCTGAGTGTCAGCAGCCAGGAATCCGACATGGCCTACCGGCAGCAGGTGGAG AGTATCAGCGGGCAGTCCTCAGTGTTCAGCCAGTCATCCAGTCCTATAAAGAGCCCTGAACCAAGTGCTGAGGAGGAg gaggaagaagaggaggaagaggaggaggaggaggtggtggaagTGGAAGAGGTGGAGATCGTCAACATCATTCAGCAGAAACCTCCACCAGCGATTGAGAGGATCACCACAACGGAGGTGAAGACCGAGCAGAGGGAAGCTCCCCAGCTGACCAAGTTGGACACGCGGTACTTTGGTGAGCTGCTGGCTGAAGTCTACAGGAAGAACTGTGACATCCACTCCTGCATCTCCGAGCACGTGTCCAAGATCCGTGGACA GAAACACCAGCTGGATCCCAGCAATGACTACAAG gtggagagagaggaggtggaagcTTTGATCCCCAAAGGAACTACTGAACTGACCAAACAACAAATCCGCTACCTGCTGCAA ACTCGTCTCACTGCAGATAAAAGCATGCGTCTGCTGCTGTCCACCTTCAGCAGTCTGAGAGAGGAGCTCCTCCAAATGTCTGAGGACCTGCGG CTTCTGGAGAGTGAGAAAGAGTCTTTGGAGAGAGACCTGAGTTTCAAAGAAGACCAGGCTCGGCAGTATGACTGTCTCCTCGAGGCTGTCCGAGAAAACAACAGACAGCTCCAG CTGTCCCTGAAGGAAACCACTTCTTCCCAGCGTTCCCTGGAGAGCCAGCTGTTGAGTAGCCGAAGCACCGACTCGAGCCGCGAGTTCAAGATCAAAGAGATAGAGGGCCAGTTGAGAATGCTCGAGAAAGAGAACGAGATGCTCCGACAGAAG CTGGCAGGACAAGCTAGCAACACCACCTTACACATCAAAACAGAGGAGTTGTCACGTCAGTACAATGAACAGCTCAGCGTCTTGAGACAAGAAAAAGACAAGGAGCTAGAAAGGCTGCGG ACCCAGATTATAAGGATCCAGACAGAGATCACCTCCGAAAAGTCGTCGTCTTCCTCCTCGGAGAAGAGTCTCCAGCTGAAGATCTCAGAGCTGCTCGCCATGTTGGAGCAGCGGCAGACCACCATCACCCGACAGGAGGAG GAGATCAAGAGACTAATGCAAGAAAAGAACGACAGCTCCAAGAACGTCACGACCAAGACCATCATCACCAAGAG gtACAGGAACCAGTACCCCATCCTTGGTCTGCTGAGTGACGACTACCAGGCGACCTCCCCTGTGAAAGAAGCAAAGACCATCGTCATCGAGAGAACTGGAGAGATGATTAAGCAG GAAATCATTACAACCCCTTAA